The DNA sequence GTAAAGATGCCACTTCACTCGTCTAACGGCACCAAGGGGCAAATATGCCCCTCCACCACTTGCCCTAACTTACACTAACCGCCGAATAATGTCGTCCCGGTCGCCAGGGAGATAATCGATTACCGGTACCTCGATCATCGTGTACGCACCCGGTTGCTGTTTGAACGTCGCGCGGGCAGCGGCGACGAGCACTTGCGACGTCAGTGCCGGGTTGTTAATGCGCATCTCGAACGTGAACAGTTGGTTGTGCGTCGCCCCGGATACGCCTCTCCGTTCCATGGAGACTCCGTGACCGACGTTGACGAGTTGCTGTACGTTAGGAACTTGCGTCACATGAGTCTCGTCGTTGACGAAATACGGATCTGCTAAAATTGCCTTTTTGACCGTTTCGAAATCGGCACCTGCTTCTAGTTCGACGTACACCATGCGCCGGTGGATGCTCGTACCGAGCGGGATTGTCAAGGACAGCGCGTCTTTGACCCCGTCGATCGCTTTGACGGCGACGGAGTGCCCCATACTCATACCGGGCCCAAAATTCGTATACGTTAACCCACCTGGCGCCATAAACTCGAGCATGCCGCGAATCATCGAGTCGGTTCCCGGATCCCAGCCTGCGGAAATGATGGCGACGCTGTCGTTTTTTTTAGACACATCGTCTAACTCGCGCCGCAAGTTAGCGAGTTCGCCGTGAATGTCGTAACTGTCGACCGTGTGAATGCCGAGGGAGAGAACGTCCCGGGCGTACGCCGGAATCGTCCGCGTCGGTGCCGCTAAGATGGCGACGTCGACTTGCTCCAAGTCGCGGATGTCGTGGACGACACGGCGTCCGACGAGTTCTGGCGGCGTATCTTTCGCGGCGGAGCTCGCGCGTCTGACGACACCGGCTAATTGCATGTCCGGAGCAGCATCGATTGCTTGCACGGCGTACTTGCCGATATTACCATAGCCGACGACGGCGACGTTGTATACATTACTCATTAACATGCCCTCCAACTAATTAAAAAGTTATCTCCTAAACGTGCACTGCATCAACGTGATGTCCATTCAAATGACTTAAATGGTTGCATGTGCCCTGCCACTATTAATAACACATTAGCGCCCATTCGAAAAGTGTCGTGTTACAGGTGCTACACGGTACTTGAACATAGAAAGGCTTCGTTTTTTGAATATAACTGTACTAGGTGGCGGCAGCGAAATCGGGGCATCTTGCGTACACGTCGAGTTGAACGGCGTACGACTCCTGTTCGATGCCGGCATGCGCTGTCAGGTGGGGTGGGCGCAATACGGCTTGTCAGCGCACGCAGATGCGATGGAAATAGCCCGCTTCGTCGAAGGACTAAAGCCTACTCATACATTACTCGTCCACGGCGACGACGCTGCACGTTATCAACAGGCACAGCGCATTGACCCGCAGTTCGGACCGACATTAGTCGAAAATGGGGTGAACTACTCGGGCGGACGTCCGCAGCGGCGTTCATCACAAATAGAACCGCGAACGCGATGATCACCACACGGTGCAAGCGGGTAACGGTGGGAGTTCGAGGACGTCCAGCACAAGTTGGATAGTAAAGGAGACACCGCCTGCGTGTTCCTCGGGAAACGGCGCGGGGAACAGAATGCGTCTGAAACCGGCGCACAAGTTTAAGGTAAAAAATGGGCGATGTACGGCTTCACGTGATCGATCGGGATGGCGAATCCGATACTTTGCGAAGGGTATATGATCGCCGCGTTGATACCGATCACTTCTCCGAGCACGTTGACGAGCGGTCCACCGCTATTGCCAGGGTTGATTGCGGCGTCGGTTTGCAGTACTTCGCCGTAATCCCGGCCCGAT is a window from the Numidum massiliense genome containing:
- a CDS encoding diaminopimelate dehydrogenase — encoded protein: MSNVYNVAVVGYGNIGKYAVQAIDAAPDMQLAGVVRRASSAAKDTPPELVGRRVVHDIRDLEQVDVAILAAPTRTIPAYARDVLSLGIHTVDSYDIHGELANLRRELDDVSKKNDSVAIISAGWDPGTDSMIRGMLEFMAPGGLTYTNFGPGMSMGHSVAVKAIDGVKDALSLTIPLGTSIHRRMVYVELEAGADFETVKKAILADPYFVNDETHVTQVPNVQQLVNVGHGVSMERRGVSGATHNQLFTFEMRINNPALTSQVLVAAARATFKQQPGAYTMIEVPVIDYLPGDRDDIIRRLV
- a CDS encoding MBL fold metallo-hydrolase RNA specificity domain-containing protein — protein: MNITVLGGGSEIGASCVHVELNGVRLLFDAGMRCQVGWAQYGLSAHADAMEIARFVEGLKPTHTLLVHGDDAARYQQAQRIDPQFGPTLVENGVNYSGGRPQRRSSQIEPRTR